The following nucleotide sequence is from Photobacterium gaetbulicola Gung47.
GGCGTAATGATTTCGGTGAGCCTGTTAAATACCGTTCCGTCCTCGCTATATTCGACGGTAAAGAAGTACTGACGTTGGTCTCCTTTGTTTTGCGCCACTTTCAAGGTGTGAAGCTGGTGTGGTTTGTCGAAACATAGTTTGGCCGAACTCAGAAAATGTAAAGGCCGTGACATTGTCGGCCAGCCCGTCATCCTTAAGCTTGCACTGCCTCTTGCCCCATTGAGATCTGATTTAGAAGCCTAGGGTATTACCTCGATGTGATGTAACACTTATCCTGCAACAATCACTGTAACAAAAACTGTAACACCTCCTGTGGTATCAGTTTGTGGCTTGGCTTCAATATCCCAAGGGCCATGATGTCTGGAATGGAAAGAACAGCATTCTTGTCGATTATTTGTGCTTTTTATGGCTTTTTGATGCGGTAATTGATTGTTTTGTATTCGTTTGTGTGTTTTTTTCTTGATTACGTGACTGTGCTTTATTTGCTGCTCAATGAATATTTTTCTGTAACAGTTACAGTTATGTGCGGTTGATCACTTCTTTTATTCCGGTATGTGGTTAGTATTCTTGCAAGTTTCATTCGGTATTAATTAGGCAGTATGATGTTAAATACGACAGGACATAAAATTTGGCAGTCGCCAGAAGTGACGGGGATCAACCGCTTGAAAGGGCATGCCCCTTTATTTAGCTGGCGCTCCGAGCAAGCAGCATTGAAAGATTCATCCAGCTCATCCGTAATGCCGCTCGATGGTGAATGGGATTTTGCGCTGTTCGAATCGCCAGAAAGTGTTCCGGAACAATGGCATAAGCAAGGTCTCGCAGAGAGCAGTAAAATTACTGTTCCAGGTAACTGGCAGCTGCAAGGATACGACCGCCCGATTTATACCAATGTAAAATACCCTTTTCCGTGTAACCCTCCTCTTGTGCCGGAAGACAATCCAACAGGTTGTTACTATCGAACCTTTAACGTGCCATCAGGCTGGCAGGAGAAAACACAAACACGCATCGTGTTTGATGGGGTAAATAGTGCGTTCTCACTTTGGTGTAATGGGCGCTGGGTTGGCTATTCTCAAGACAGTCGTTTGCCAGCTGAATTTGACCTGTCGTCTTACTTGATTGAAGGAACTAACACCCTTGCTGTAATGGTTATGCGTTGGTGTGATGGTAGCTATATGGAAGGGCAGGACATGTGGTGGTTGAGCGGTATTTTCCGCTCAGTAAAACTGCTCAATAAACCGTTATCCCATATATCAGACGTCAATGTTACCCCCGACTTAGATGCCAATTACCTTGATGGCAGCTTGAAAGTCGAGGTACAGGCTAACTGTGCTGATAATCACTCGGTTCGCGCCACGCTTTACGATAGCGATGACTGTGTCGTTGTGACCCAAAGCATGGTGATGGGAACGAAGCCAATCGATGAAAGGGGAGCATACAAAGACCGATGCATGCTCAAATTAGACGTTAGCAATCCTCAAAAGTGGAGCGCGGAACAGCCTAACCTGTATCGTGTGGTTGTAACCTTGGTTGATCCAGTTGGCGGTGATGTCGAAAGTGAAGCTTATGACGTGGGTTTCCGAAAGGTTGAAGTGCTGGATGGGCAACTGTGCCTGAACGGTAAGCCATTGGTGATCCGCGGCGTCAATAAGCATGAACATCATCCGACCAAAGGCCATGCTGAGCCGTTAGCAATGGTTGAGCACGATCTTAAGTTGATGAAGCAGAATAACTTTAATGCAGTACGTTGTTCTCATTATCCTCATCAGCCAGGCCTATACTCCCTTTGCGATCGACTGGGGTTGTATGTAATTGATGAAGCGAATATTGAAACCCATGGTGTTTCTCCAATGAGGTATCTGGCCGATGATCCTCTCTGGGCGAATGCGTTTCTTGAACGTATGATCCGCATGGTACAGCGGGATTACAATCACCCCTGCATTATTATCTGGTCGCTAGGCAATGAGTCTGGCTATGGTGCTGCTCATGATGCGATGTACCAGTGGACTAAACGTCGTGACCCATCCCGCCCGATCCAATATGAGGGAGGAGGCTCCGATACCGCCGCGACCGATATTATTTGCCCAATGTATGCGAGAACCGACCGCGATCAAGAGCAAGGTCATAGCGATGATCCCAAGTGGTCTCTAGAAAAGTGGGTGGGGTTACCAAATGAAAACCGGCCAATTATTCTTTGTGAGTACTCCCATGCGATGGGTAATAGCTTAGGGGGCTATAAGGAATACTGGGACTGCTTTAGGAAACACAAGCGTCTTCAGGGCGGCTTTATTTGGGACTGGGTCGATCAGGGCTTGGAAAAAACCAGTGATGATGGCCTGCAGTACTGGGCTTATGGGGGGGATTTCGGTGATGAAATCAATGACCGCCAGTTCTGCATTAATGGCCTGGTATTCCCCGACCGCACTCCTCACCCTTCACTACTTGAGGCCAAGCGAGTACACCAGCCTTTCCAGTTTGAGGTTGTTAGTTTCCAGCCACTTACTGTCAAGGTGCACAGCGAGCACTTATTTGTGGCAACAGCTGACCATTACCTTTCATGGAAAATCCATAGCGAAGGTGAAGTAATTACAGCGGGTGAGCAGGACTTGCATCTGGCACCAAATAGCTGTGGTGAATATGTGCTGGCCGAGCAGTCTGTTGATATGTCTCAGCAAGCCTACCTTGATATTTCGGTGGTGCAACGCGG
It contains:
- a CDS encoding beta-D-galactosidase (COG3250), with protein sequence MMLNTTGHKIWQSPEVTGINRLKGHAPLFSWRSEQAALKDSSSSSVMPLDGEWDFALFESPESVPEQWHKQGLAESSKITVPGNWQLQGYDRPIYTNVKYPFPCNPPLVPEDNPTGCYYRTFNVPSGWQEKTQTRIVFDGVNSAFSLWCNGRWVGYSQDSRLPAEFDLSSYLIEGTNTLAVMVMRWCDGSYMEGQDMWWLSGIFRSVKLLNKPLSHISDVNVTPDLDANYLDGSLKVEVQANCADNHSVRATLYDSDDCVVVTQSMVMGTKPIDERGAYKDRCMLKLDVSNPQKWSAEQPNLYRVVVTLVDPVGGDVESEAYDVGFRKVEVLDGQLCLNGKPLVIRGVNKHEHHPTKGHAEPLAMVEHDLKLMKQNNFNAVRCSHYPHQPGLYSLCDRLGLYVIDEANIETHGVSPMRYLADDPLWANAFLERMIRMVQRDYNHPCIIIWSLGNESGYGAAHDAMYQWTKRRDPSRPIQYEGGGSDTAATDIICPMYARTDRDQEQGHSDDPKWSLEKWVGLPNENRPIILCEYSHAMGNSLGGYKEYWDCFRKHKRLQGGFIWDWVDQGLEKTSDDGLQYWAYGGDFGDEINDRQFCINGLVFPDRTPHPSLLEAKRVHQPFQFEVVSFQPLTVKVHSEHLFVATADHYLSWKIHSEGEVITAGEQDLHLAPNSCGEYVLAEQSVDMSQQAYLDISVVQRGETRWSPANHTVAQHQCALPKKLPSELAVSKSSSNAAFTETETSWQVMSAGQSWEICKSTGLLTQWEKDQVPQLFSPLVDNFFRAPIDNDIGISEVDYQDPNAWVVRWQQAGLFDLSHRCLSLEVLPERGEVIAHHGYSSKGNLLITTCWTWHFVGNGEVRVNIDVKLDPALPPMPRIGAVMRLNTAPEQVMWQGRGPHENYPDRKASADIGRWLQPLTQMHTPYIFPSDNGLRCDCTSLQLGTVEVGGQFHFSVSKYGQQQLAEAKHTFELQPHDGLYVYIDGFHMGLGGDDSWTPSVLPKYRLEQPEYQWAITLK